In Listeria monocytogenes, the following proteins share a genomic window:
- a CDS encoding MucBP domain-containing protein: MNRLKKLVIILICTLLIVSLLPFSVWAEDKEGVETNVGETATEEKNTKETTSNETTTEPLEQTTVNEPISTKSFPTGNYSGDFSINSQKDVIESGQTVNYNIYLKITGPNTSYKNAKLVINLPENGEFTQALNELKIAGVTPSYNQTTRQLVYKYQTLNSGVVDKVILKLSTKNGYTPNGTKLEVTGEFSADNLSEKVTEQAETTVNATATTALSNEFTKVENSINNNPSQGDIGIWSFNLNIPKKSTGSLFIEEGKKIIIEYTLADKLDYLGVAGDTPEPTKIEGQKLTWEIAAPTYLEQEKATSLLNKTFQIRTFFQTSIPNFATVENKAVATTNFITLTDSIMDTSKASVSVSASDPATIPPTIGSVYAPAHRGPVDENWGIATATGNPDIKAYDSAKLGFSLMLNSAMNDSPSYDFIYYDVYYNIDDNLNLDYFRSGDFYFKPNVNYPGWPQLKKSPKYNLLVKYDGDTDWTTLKEDVELSKMYSRKDLGIPDDKHVSKVWLHFTYAPAGMYSADLSFFTTVKEGYVGEVRNTTKINMYGADSQGYIHYFDDTNPWPENWQKYAGDRTAQIIPQPIGKNKFVQGSVAFDDTDGNLINIGDNSVSVNLESNKASISRLTGPFEAMVLLPSGVKMKKTDQQGFNVSVLNSNYQNSGRQLLKVKWDKKTLLPAEKLTAKINVTVSKDTPSNMSVEMFGFLQDTDFNVPEVTGTPTISDTKMEIDSNDINQNGNSEESRITSGNHYILNTSNHLKISKKAKGNLDKGYSGLANATTNSIVSYQLLLENDSDEKIANMVLMDVLPSEKDLGITDNSERGSKFNLELTKAVAIPNEWKDKVEVKYSTAKNPKRAGVLDKHTIYPTGSEPLVDNREATEADWLTASEVQDWSQIHSFKMELKEGIEWIPGKSMKIQFDLKTPKKNQIDKELLNQQTKKEDRAAWNSFAVAVNNSQVIEPAQVGVALDDSVAPVTVQYVDQNHKQIANPETLTGAYGEKFTAKQKKITNYTLVKTPANVSGTFNEKAQTVTFVYQKVTAGNIIVDYVDKNGEKIADSIVLTGKLNSSYRTSAKKISGYKLYQTPKNASGKFSNTSQKVTYVYEKTSALSVSSNERAENVKKSEKLPQTGDSKKTNLWFILGMLLLSSAFVLAKKR; this comes from the coding sequence GTGAATCGTTTGAAAAAATTAGTAATTATATTAATTTGTACTTTACTTATCGTGTCACTTCTTCCGTTTTCTGTTTGGGCAGAGGACAAAGAAGGGGTTGAAACGAATGTAGGAGAAACAGCTACGGAAGAAAAGAATACGAAGGAAACGACTTCAAATGAAACTACAACAGAGCCTTTGGAACAAACGACAGTAAATGAACCAATAAGCACAAAATCATTTCCAACTGGGAATTATTCTGGAGACTTTAGCATTAATTCTCAAAAAGATGTGATTGAGTCTGGACAGACAGTGAATTATAACATCTACTTAAAAATCACTGGACCAAACACAAGTTATAAAAATGCTAAATTGGTAATCAATTTACCGGAAAATGGGGAATTCACTCAAGCACTAAATGAACTTAAGATTGCCGGAGTAACACCTAGTTATAACCAGACAACTCGTCAGCTTGTGTATAAATATCAAACGCTAAATAGTGGAGTAGTTGATAAAGTCATCCTCAAGCTGTCTACGAAAAATGGTTATACGCCAAATGGAACAAAATTAGAAGTAACAGGGGAATTTAGCGCGGATAATTTATCGGAGAAAGTAACGGAGCAAGCTGAAACAACTGTGAATGCAACAGCCACAACAGCTTTGTCAAATGAATTTACGAAAGTGGAAAATAGTATCAATAATAATCCAAGCCAAGGAGATATTGGTATTTGGTCTTTCAACCTAAATATACCGAAAAAGTCTACAGGGAGCCTTTTTATTGAAGAAGGAAAGAAAATTATTATTGAATATACGTTAGCGGACAAGCTGGATTATTTGGGAGTAGCAGGGGATACACCGGAGCCAACAAAAATCGAAGGACAAAAACTAACTTGGGAAATTGCAGCACCTACATATTTGGAACAAGAAAAAGCAACTAGTTTACTTAATAAGACTTTCCAAATTAGAACGTTCTTCCAAACAAGCATACCGAATTTTGCGACTGTAGAAAACAAAGCGGTTGCAACAACGAATTTTATTACTTTAACTGACAGCATTATGGATACTTCTAAAGCATCTGTTTCAGTTTCTGCAAGCGATCCAGCGACAATTCCGCCGACTATCGGGAGTGTTTATGCTCCAGCACACAGAGGACCAGTCGATGAAAATTGGGGAATTGCTACTGCGACTGGAAATCCAGATATAAAAGCATATGATAGTGCGAAATTAGGTTTTAGTTTGATGCTAAATTCGGCAATGAATGACTCACCTTCCTATGACTTCATCTACTATGATGTTTACTACAATATTGATGATAATTTAAATCTGGATTATTTCCGAAGTGGCGATTTTTATTTTAAACCAAATGTTAATTATCCTGGTTGGCCGCAGCTGAAAAAATCACCTAAATATAATTTACTCGTAAAATATGATGGTGATACTGATTGGACTACGTTAAAAGAAGATGTAGAACTGAGCAAAATGTATTCGAGAAAAGATCTTGGAATTCCAGATGATAAACATGTGAGTAAAGTATGGCTTCATTTCACGTATGCACCAGCTGGAATGTACAGCGCAGATTTATCTTTCTTTACAACAGTCAAAGAAGGCTATGTGGGAGAAGTTAGAAATACCACGAAAATTAATATGTACGGCGCAGATAGTCAAGGTTATATCCATTATTTCGATGATACAAATCCTTGGCCGGAAAATTGGCAGAAATATGCTGGAGACCGGACGGCTCAAATTATACCGCAACCAATTGGGAAAAATAAATTTGTACAAGGATCGGTTGCATTTGATGATACTGATGGAAATTTGATAAACATTGGCGATAATTCAGTTTCTGTTAATTTAGAAAGCAATAAAGCTTCCATTTCACGATTAACAGGTCCTTTTGAAGCGATGGTTCTTTTACCTTCTGGCGTAAAAATGAAAAAAACGGATCAACAAGGCTTTAATGTTAGCGTGTTAAATAGTAATTACCAAAATTCAGGACGCCAATTACTAAAAGTCAAATGGGACAAAAAGACGCTTTTACCAGCAGAAAAATTAACAGCAAAAATTAATGTGACCGTATCAAAAGACACACCAAGTAATATGTCTGTTGAAATGTTTGGGTTTTTGCAGGATACAGATTTTAATGTGCCAGAAGTGACTGGGACTCCAACCATTTCTGATACAAAAATGGAAATTGACTCAAATGACATTAATCAAAATGGGAATTCGGAAGAGTCTAGAATCACATCGGGGAACCATTACATTTTAAATACGAGTAATCATTTGAAAATTAGTAAAAAAGCTAAGGGTAATCTCGATAAAGGATACAGCGGACTGGCAAATGCCACAACAAATTCCATCGTATCATATCAATTATTACTAGAAAATGATTCGGATGAAAAAATAGCCAATATGGTATTAATGGATGTTTTACCAAGTGAAAAAGATTTAGGAATTACAGATAACAGCGAACGCGGTAGTAAATTCAACTTGGAGCTAACGAAAGCAGTAGCCATTCCAAATGAATGGAAAGATAAGGTTGAAGTAAAATATAGTACTGCCAAAAACCCTAAACGTGCGGGCGTTCTCGATAAACACACGATTTATCCAACTGGTTCAGAACCTCTAGTTGATAACCGAGAAGCAACAGAAGCAGATTGGCTAACCGCATCAGAAGTACAAGATTGGTCCCAAATTCACTCTTTTAAAATGGAGCTAAAAGAAGGTATTGAGTGGATTCCTGGGAAATCCATGAAAATTCAATTTGATTTAAAAACACCAAAGAAAAACCAAATAGATAAGGAACTTTTAAATCAGCAAACGAAAAAAGAAGACCGAGCTGCATGGAATTCTTTTGCTGTGGCTGTAAATAATTCTCAAGTAATTGAGCCGGCCCAAGTAGGAGTGGCTTTAGATGATAGTGTTGCGCCAGTTACGGTGCAATATGTTGATCAAAACCATAAACAAATTGCCAACCCAGAAACACTAACAGGAGCTTACGGAGAAAAATTCACTGCAAAACAGAAAAAAATTACTAACTACACCCTTGTAAAAACACCCGCGAATGTAAGTGGAACATTTAACGAAAAAGCACAGACAGTTACTTTTGTTTATCAAAAAGTGACAGCCGGAAACATCATTGTCGATTATGTTGATAAAAATGGTGAAAAAATAGCTGATTCGATTGTTTTAACAGGAAAATTAAATTCAAGTTATCGAACTTCAGCAAAAAAAATCTCGGGATATAAATTGTATCAAACACCTAAAAATGCATCGGGGAAATTTTCGAACACCTCACAAAAAGTAACTTATGTGTATGAAAAAACTAGCGCTTTATCAGTTTCTTCTAATGAAAGAGCTGAAAATGTGAAAAAATCGGAAAAACTACCACAAACGGGAGATTCTAAGAAAACTAATTTATGGTTTATCCTTGGAATGCTCTTACTTTCAAGTGCTTTTGTGCTTGCAAAGAAAAGATGA
- a CDS encoding siphovirus Gp157 family protein has translation MKLYELTDNYLRLQELLEENKTEAVMDTLDAITDGFHDKAENIAKIIKSLAADAEMAGTEAKRLLKRKQALENNVQKLKTYLQTEMERMEIRKINSTLFTIQIQKNPVSVEIVDDSLLQAFFLLQEPKIDKKRIAEILKSGEEVKGARLVESESIRIR, from the coding sequence ATGAAATTATATGAACTAACCGATAATTATTTACGGTTGCAAGAACTTTTAGAAGAAAATAAAACCGAGGCTGTTATGGACACGTTAGATGCTATTACAGATGGTTTTCACGATAAAGCAGAAAATATTGCTAAAATAATAAAGTCACTCGCAGCCGATGCGGAAATGGCGGGTACTGAAGCAAAACGACTTTTAAAACGGAAACAAGCGTTAGAAAATAATGTGCAGAAATTAAAAACCTATTTACAAACTGAAATGGAACGAATGGAAATCAGAAAAATAAATAGTACACTTTTCACAATTCAAATTCAGAAGAATCCGGTGAGTGTGGAAATAGTGGATGACTCGTTATTACAAGCATTCTTTTTACTGCAAGAACCTAAAATTGATAAAAAGCGTATTGCAGAAATACTGAAATCCGGTGAAGAAGTTAAGGGAGCTAGATTGGTAGAGAGTGAATCAATTCGAATAAGATAA
- the srtB gene encoding class B sortase, which yields MKIKSFLGKSLTLVVLGIFLFSGWEIGMELYENKHNQTLLDDAKAVYTKDVATTNVNGEVHDELKALRKLNKDMAGWLTIADTEIDYPILQSTDNDYYLHHNYKNEKARAGSIFKDYRNTNEFLDKNTIIYGHNMKDGSMFADLRKYLDKDFWEKHPTFSYESGLANYKVEIFAVYETTTDFYYIETEFPGANDFDNYLQKVKGQSIYKSNVEVSGKDRIITLSTCDTEKDYEKGRMVIQGKLVAK from the coding sequence GTGAAAATAAAATCGTTTTTGGGGAAAAGTTTGACGTTGGTTGTGTTAGGAATTTTTCTTTTTTCAGGCTGGGAAATCGGGATGGAATTGTATGAAAATAAGCATAACCAGACATTACTGGATGATGCGAAGGCTGTTTATACGAAAGACGTGGCTACGACTAATGTGAACGGCGAAGTACACGATGAACTTAAAGCTTTGCGAAAGTTAAATAAAGATATGGCCGGGTGGTTAACGATAGCGGATACTGAAATAGATTATCCAATTTTGCAAAGTACGGATAATGACTACTATTTACATCACAATTATAAAAATGAAAAGGCGCGCGCAGGGAGTATTTTTAAGGATTATCGGAATACGAATGAGTTTTTGGATAAAAATACGATTATTTATGGACATAATATGAAAGATGGCTCGATGTTTGCGGATTTGCGTAAATACTTGGACAAAGATTTTTGGGAGAAACATCCGACTTTTTCCTATGAATCGGGCTTGGCAAATTACAAAGTAGAAATTTTTGCGGTGTATGAAACTACGACGGATTTTTATTATATTGAAACAGAATTTCCGGGAGCGAACGATTTTGATAATTATTTACAAAAGGTGAAAGGGCAATCTATTTATAAATCAAATGTAGAAGTAAGCGGGAAAGACCGAATTATTACACTTTCGACTTGTGATACAGAAAAAGATTATGAAAAAGGACGCATGGTTATTCAAGGGAAACTAGTAGCAAAATGA
- a CDS encoding ABC transporter ATP-binding protein, translated as MEVRDVNFSYNGTDSTLKNVSFTIQKNKINTIVGPNGSGKSTLLEILARLLSPDSGDVLLEGKSIFEWKAKEFAQNVAIVHQNNVLPNELPVKELLYFGRLPYKNWRMTRTKEDDLAVERALVQTELTEKAEKFVDSLSGGERQRVFIATALVQDTPVLLLDEPTTFLDMYFQLEILELVKRLNQEENLTIVMILHDLNQALTYSDHLIVMKNGEVVAKGEPGELLTTELIAETYGVVAEVLSDAETGKYIVPQRRKEF; from the coding sequence ATGGAAGTAAGGGACGTTAATTTTAGTTATAATGGAACAGATTCTACCTTAAAAAATGTCTCATTTACGATCCAGAAAAATAAAATCAATACAATTGTTGGGCCAAATGGTAGTGGTAAATCTACTTTGTTAGAAATTTTGGCTAGACTCCTTTCGCCTGATTCTGGTGATGTTTTACTAGAAGGAAAATCGATTTTTGAGTGGAAAGCAAAAGAATTTGCGCAAAATGTAGCGATTGTTCATCAAAATAATGTGCTTCCGAATGAGTTACCGGTGAAGGAATTGCTCTATTTCGGTAGGCTTCCATATAAGAATTGGCGAATGACGCGGACAAAGGAGGACGATTTGGCTGTTGAGCGAGCTTTAGTGCAAACAGAGCTAACTGAAAAAGCGGAGAAATTTGTCGATAGTCTTTCTGGTGGAGAACGGCAACGTGTTTTTATAGCAACAGCATTGGTTCAGGATACGCCAGTTTTGCTTTTAGATGAACCAACAACATTTTTGGACATGTATTTTCAACTAGAAATTTTAGAATTGGTGAAACGGTTAAATCAAGAAGAAAACTTGACGATTGTAATGATTTTGCATGATTTAAACCAAGCGCTGACTTATAGCGACCATCTGATTGTGATGAAGAATGGGGAAGTTGTTGCAAAAGGAGAACCAGGAGAATTATTAACGACGGAACTAATTGCTGAAACTTATGGTGTGGTTGCGGAGGTTTTGAGCGATGCGGAAACAGGGAAATACATTGTTCCTCAAAGGCGAAAGGAGTTTTAG
- a CDS encoding collagen binding domain-containing protein, whose amino-acid sequence MKNIRQWKKLVIAMVISLLVFQNVSPVLATMTDSETANTTLKIIKEDKDTQEKINGSTFEIKNKETGETNDLTISANGEATMDSLSPGDYLVKEKVAPKGYTLDEKEYSVTLAEKEEVITSVSAKEQEETTKEAATPTPTPVKKATQNANLKAAITDNIFNKVTLKDGNGDEINTSDRIQNGSGVVLNMNFAFSGKNYKAGDTFTTVLPDAFNFGNKNLSGNFLPSTEAEWTLDVTTRELTITFLKDGIQEGDYDVNISTAFKVFTSTEETIQEVVFKTAGKDTVYQIEVVPVVNYPTTVGITANPGVVNPTKGQVDAKFNLTKEKDAKGELKLTDYASGGTTTIDKDSIKVYSSDVSAGGTFIGTKKLLVEGTDYTLTYSATSLTVTLNGGLAGKGYQVTYDRTINKPSDSLSYMSTQAYTVGDSGTLSSNSAYVYLTMTNYKHIEKKATYNGSTQSIDWKINFNFDQDEISPSTVLTDVLADNDVEYVADSLKIKRVTFNATNGSPIVGGDASSDWTTSAISANGNFNLTYKDTNTNAYEITYSTKITDFSDRKIKNEITDENGVSADATIAIQPDLLKKEAGTIDYFNNTMTWKITANSDRIKMGNLNITDEFSTGVKALKSYTVRAYTDNTNSVLLTEGKDYTIDKDVTPAGFYIQLIGDYASTDKKIVVDFVTEIDLSDVTKTIDNKASISYYDGGIIKYVDEVTASMTPDPAMMTNGGKYGSYNSTTGNIDWIVSVNAMAKNYDNLIFDDAIPTGLTYVEGSLQYRNVASTSEMMNLYIPLNSVGTVAKTGDKNYPTKVDTTGNKLHLEFANLENSRVFIKYSTKPNENWYFYSYVQNTAKVSDNGVGEKSYSYQAYASKLFNAMTKTATIDPSFDNKVNWVVTLNNISADRPINNPTITDTMKTGTTGAQVVKSSFKVINETTGEDIDSKYYDITYTDNNFTIQFKDYKATAPIKVTYSTISLMSGLVSNTATTASPDYGSLPMTYKSRTTSISPAFTIGSGSGTATIGSLEITKVDKKDNSKKLTGAKFQLYTLEGDKAGQEATTDSDGKIVMDGLQSGKYKLVETEAPTGYTISDEYKDGKEITVTADAVTNVTIENTEQTGSAVLLKEDSVTKDAIAGAEFELQNADGTKVAENLVSNADGKIEVTDLAPGDYQFVETKAPTGYVLDGTPTKFTVEFNQEAAVVVTKENTAKTGSVVLTKEDSVSKATLSGAEFELQNAAGTKVQANLTTNADGKLEVSDLAPGDYKFVETKAPTGYELDATPVTFTIEFNQATAVNVTKDNVAKTGSVVLTKLDSKSRSNLAGAEFELQTKLGVSLKDKVVTEANGQLQIDDLAPGDYQLVETKAPTGYELDATPVEFTIAFNQQAPIQVTKTNTMSTGSVVLTKTDAETKTPLANATFKLVDEDNNVTDNLTTDASGKLEITDLVPGDYQLIETKAPAGYELDTVPVDVKIAFDQKETLQVTKTNLKTVVSGKVIAEFVDTKGNVLAEKEIHAGIVGDKYALKAKAIKGYTLTKEPTNKAGTFREEDQKVTFVYEKNKAPIVVNPDKPVTPVKPTKPTKTVDPAKKPTVTSLPSTGDESPYGIIFTGLFASLVGLFLLRKSRKVND is encoded by the coding sequence GTGAAAAATATCAGACAATGGAAGAAGCTAGTTATTGCAATGGTTATTAGTTTACTAGTATTCCAAAATGTTTCACCTGTACTTGCAACAATGACAGACAGTGAAACGGCAAACACCACATTAAAAATTATCAAAGAAGATAAAGATACACAAGAAAAAATCAATGGTTCTACCTTTGAGATAAAGAATAAAGAAACGGGTGAAACAAACGATTTAACAATCAGTGCAAATGGTGAAGCGACTATGGATTCTCTTTCACCTGGTGACTATCTTGTTAAAGAAAAAGTTGCACCAAAAGGTTACACACTAGATGAAAAAGAATATAGTGTAACTTTAGCAGAAAAAGAAGAAGTGATTACTTCAGTTTCAGCAAAAGAGCAAGAAGAAACAACGAAAGAAGCAGCAACACCAACACCAACACCGGTTAAAAAAGCAACACAAAATGCAAATCTAAAAGCTGCTATTACGGACAATATTTTCAATAAAGTCACGCTTAAAGACGGAAATGGCGATGAAATCAACACTTCAGACCGGATTCAAAATGGTAGCGGTGTTGTGCTTAACATGAACTTTGCGTTTTCTGGAAAAAATTATAAAGCGGGAGATACGTTTACAACCGTTTTACCAGATGCTTTCAACTTTGGGAATAAAAACCTAAGTGGGAACTTCTTACCTTCCACAGAAGCAGAATGGACGCTTGACGTTACAACGCGTGAACTTACGATTACTTTCTTAAAAGATGGCATTCAAGAAGGCGATTATGATGTGAATATCAGTACGGCTTTCAAAGTATTTACCTCAACAGAAGAAACGATACAAGAAGTGGTATTCAAAACAGCAGGTAAAGATACTGTTTATCAAATCGAAGTTGTACCAGTAGTTAACTACCCAACAACTGTAGGAATTACGGCGAATCCAGGGGTAGTAAATCCGACAAAAGGGCAAGTAGATGCCAAGTTCAATTTAACCAAAGAAAAAGATGCTAAAGGTGAGTTGAAACTTACAGACTATGCTTCTGGTGGAACAACAACTATTGATAAAGATAGCATCAAAGTATATTCGAGTGATGTTAGTGCTGGGGGAACCTTCATTGGTACGAAAAAATTACTTGTAGAAGGTACGGATTATACGCTAACTTATTCCGCAACTTCTCTAACTGTTACGTTAAACGGTGGGCTTGCTGGGAAAGGCTACCAAGTAACATATGACCGCACAATCAATAAACCAAGTGATTCCCTTTCTTATATGTCTACACAAGCTTACACAGTAGGCGATTCAGGAACATTATCAAGCAACTCCGCTTATGTTTACCTGACAATGACAAATTATAAGCATATCGAGAAAAAAGCTACTTACAACGGCTCAACACAAAGTATTGATTGGAAAATTAACTTTAACTTTGATCAAGACGAAATATCTCCTTCAACAGTGCTTACCGATGTTTTAGCGGATAATGATGTCGAATATGTAGCAGATTCACTTAAAATTAAACGAGTAACTTTTAACGCAACGAATGGGTCGCCAATCGTTGGAGGTGATGCTTCAAGTGATTGGACCACTTCAGCAATCTCGGCAAATGGGAATTTTAATTTAACGTATAAGGACACAAACACAAACGCATATGAAATCACTTATTCCACGAAAATCACGGACTTTAGTGATCGTAAAATTAAAAATGAAATTACAGATGAAAATGGTGTTTCCGCTGACGCAACGATCGCGATTCAACCAGATTTACTGAAAAAAGAAGCTGGAACAATTGACTATTTTAATAACACGATGACATGGAAAATCACTGCCAACTCTGACAGAATTAAGATGGGGAATCTTAATATCACAGATGAATTTTCTACTGGTGTAAAAGCCCTTAAGAGCTACACTGTTCGCGCCTATACAGATAATACCAATAGCGTATTACTAACAGAAGGCAAAGATTATACGATTGATAAAGATGTCACGCCAGCTGGTTTTTATATCCAACTTATCGGCGATTATGCTTCTACAGACAAAAAAATTGTGGTTGATTTCGTCACAGAAATTGACCTTTCTGATGTAACAAAAACGATTGATAATAAAGCATCCATTTCTTATTACGATGGCGGAATTATCAAGTATGTTGATGAAGTAACTGCTTCCATGACACCAGACCCGGCTATGATGACAAATGGTGGTAAATACGGATCGTACAACTCCACTACGGGGAATATCGATTGGATTGTATCTGTAAATGCTATGGCGAAAAACTATGACAACTTGATTTTTGATGATGCTATTCCAACTGGATTAACATACGTAGAAGGCTCACTACAATATCGTAATGTGGCTTCCACAAGTGAGATGATGAATTTATACATCCCGCTTAACTCTGTTGGAACAGTAGCTAAAACAGGTGATAAAAACTATCCAACAAAAGTCGATACTACTGGGAATAAATTACATTTAGAATTTGCTAACTTGGAGAATTCACGCGTATTTATTAAATACAGTACCAAACCAAACGAAAACTGGTATTTCTACTCCTACGTACAAAACACTGCGAAGGTGAGCGATAATGGAGTAGGCGAAAAATCATATAGTTACCAAGCATACGCAAGCAAACTTTTTAATGCGATGACAAAAACGGCTACTATTGATCCATCTTTTGATAATAAAGTTAACTGGGTTGTTACACTGAACAATATCTCAGCAGATCGTCCTATTAACAATCCAACAATTACAGATACAATGAAAACAGGAACAACTGGAGCACAAGTAGTAAAAAGTAGCTTTAAAGTAATCAATGAAACGACGGGTGAAGATATTGACTCAAAATATTATGACATCACATACACAGACAATAATTTCACTATCCAGTTTAAAGACTATAAAGCAACTGCACCAATTAAAGTAACCTATAGCACAATCAGCTTGATGTCTGGGCTTGTTAGTAACACAGCGACAACTGCTTCTCCTGACTACGGTAGTTTACCAATGACATATAAATCAAGAACAACAAGCATATCGCCAGCCTTCACTATTGGTAGTGGTAGCGGGACGGCAACAATCGGTTCACTTGAAATTACCAAAGTGGATAAAAAGGATAATTCGAAAAAACTAACAGGAGCTAAATTCCAGCTTTATACGCTTGAAGGTGATAAAGCGGGACAAGAGGCTACAACTGATTCAGATGGTAAAATCGTGATGGATGGCCTTCAATCTGGGAAATATAAACTAGTTGAGACAGAAGCGCCAACAGGTTACACGATTAGCGATGAATATAAAGACGGTAAAGAAATCACGGTTACCGCCGATGCAGTTACAAACGTTACAATTGAAAACACAGAGCAAACTGGTAGCGCGGTTCTTTTAAAAGAAGATAGTGTAACGAAAGACGCTATCGCAGGAGCAGAATTCGAATTACAAAATGCAGACGGTACAAAAGTCGCTGAAAACTTAGTATCTAATGCAGATGGTAAAATCGAAGTAACTGACTTAGCGCCAGGCGATTACCAATTTGTAGAAACAAAAGCGCCAACTGGCTACGTTTTGGATGGGACACCAACGAAATTTACGGTTGAATTTAACCAAGAAGCGGCTGTAGTTGTCACAAAAGAAAACACAGCCAAAACTGGTAGTGTTGTTCTAACGAAAGAAGATAGTGTTTCAAAAGCTACTTTATCCGGAGCGGAATTTGAATTACAAAACGCCGCTGGAACTAAAGTACAAGCTAATTTAACAACGAATGCGGATGGTAAGCTAGAAGTATCAGATTTAGCGCCAGGTGATTACAAGTTTGTTGAAACAAAAGCTCCAACAGGCTATGAGTTGGACGCAACACCGGTTACCTTTACCATCGAATTTAACCAAGCAACTGCGGTAAATGTAACGAAAGATAATGTTGCGAAAACTGGTAGTGTAGTTCTTACTAAGCTAGATAGTAAATCAAGAAGCAATTTAGCAGGAGCAGAATTTGAACTACAAACAAAACTTGGGGTAAGTTTGAAAGACAAAGTAGTTACAGAAGCAAATGGTCAACTACAAATTGATGATTTGGCACCAGGAGACTATCAATTAGTCGAAACGAAAGCTCCGACTGGTTATGAATTAGATGCTACACCTGTAGAATTCACTATTGCGTTCAACCAGCAAGCACCAATTCAAGTAACCAAAACAAATACGATGTCTACTGGTTCCGTTGTATTAACGAAAACAGATGCTGAAACAAAAACACCTCTTGCAAATGCAACATTCAAATTAGTAGATGAAGATAATAATGTTACAGATAACCTAACGACAGATGCATCTGGAAAACTAGAAATAACTGATTTAGTGCCTGGCGATTATCAATTAATCGAAACAAAAGCACCAGCCGGTTATGAACTTGATACAGTTCCAGTTGATGTGAAAATTGCATTTGATCAGAAGGAAACCTTACAAGTAACAAAAACGAATCTAAAAACAGTTGTGAGCGGTAAAGTTATCGCAGAATTTGTTGATACGAAAGGTAATGTATTAGCAGAAAAAGAAATTCATGCTGGTATCGTTGGCGATAAATATGCATTAAAAGCAAAAGCTATCAAGGGTTACAC